A window from Funiculus sociatus GB2-C1 encodes these proteins:
- the tal gene encoding transaldolase: MPNNHLLEIKQYGQSIWMDNLTRDLIESGELKDMVENKGICGITSNPAIFEKAIAGNAIYDADIEAGIREGLPVEKIYETLVFEDIRNACDILRPVYEASDGLDGYVSIEVPPTIAHDTQATIEEARRYYQEIGKDNVMIKIPGTTAGLPAVEQVISDGINVNVTLLFSTQSYEETAWAYIRGLEKRAAEGKDISKISSVASFFLSRIDINIDARIDAKLKAGVDRIEKKAELQAIKGKIAIANAKIAYQKYKEIIASDRWKALSEKGANVQRLLWASTSTKDPSYSDVMYVDELVGPDTVNTLPPNTIEACADHCDVASRIETGVEEAYNLIESLKDPDIDINLDEVMDELLVEGIEKFVKPFESLTASLEEKIKHLQPV, from the coding sequence ATGCCAAACAATCATCTACTAGAAATTAAACAGTACGGTCAGAGTATCTGGATGGATAATCTGACTCGCGACTTGATTGAGAGTGGCGAACTCAAAGATATGGTGGAAAATAAGGGGATCTGCGGGATCACCTCTAATCCAGCCATTTTTGAAAAAGCGATCGCAGGTAACGCAATCTACGATGCTGATATTGAAGCTGGAATTCGCGAAGGATTGCCAGTTGAGAAAATTTACGAAACTCTGGTTTTTGAAGATATCCGCAATGCTTGCGATATTCTCCGACCTGTGTATGAAGCATCCGATGGGCTGGATGGTTACGTTAGCATTGAAGTACCGCCAACTATCGCCCACGACACCCAAGCGACGATTGAGGAAGCCCGACGCTATTATCAAGAAATTGGTAAAGATAACGTCATGATCAAGATTCCTGGCACAACGGCGGGTTTGCCAGCAGTTGAGCAAGTAATCTCCGATGGAATCAACGTCAACGTAACTTTGCTATTCTCAACTCAAAGCTACGAAGAAACAGCTTGGGCTTATATTCGCGGCTTAGAAAAGCGGGCGGCTGAAGGCAAAGACATCAGCAAAATATCGTCAGTGGCGAGTTTCTTCCTCAGCCGTATCGATATCAACATTGATGCACGGATTGATGCCAAGCTGAAAGCCGGGGTGGATAGAATAGAGAAAAAGGCAGAACTCCAAGCCATCAAAGGGAAAATAGCGATCGCTAACGCCAAAATCGCCTACCAGAAGTACAAAGAAATTATTGCAAGCGATCGCTGGAAAGCTCTGTCAGAAAAAGGTGCAAATGTCCAGCGGTTATTGTGGGCTTCCACCAGCACCAAAGACCCCAGCTACAGCGACGTGATGTATGTTGATGAACTGGTTGGGCCAGACACGGTAAACACCTTACCACCGAACACCATTGAAGCCTGTGCCGACCACTGCGATGTTGCATCTCGCATTGAAACAGGAGTAGAAGAAGCCTATAACCTCATAGAAAGTCTCAAAGATCCCGACATCGACATTAATCTAGACGAAGTGATGGATGAATTGCTTGTCGAAGGAATTGAGAAATTTGTGAAGCCTTTTGAATCTCTAACAGCATCCTTGGAAGAGAAGATCAAACATCTGCAACCTGTGTAA
- the fbp gene encoding class 1 fructose-bisphosphatase gives MSNVDQPFIPEQALDRDCMTLSRHVLQQLHSFGAEAQDLSAIMNRIALAAKLIARRLTRAGLVAGALGFTGEMNVQGESVKKMDVYANDVFISVFKQSGLVCRLASEEMEKPYYIPENCPIGRYTLLYDPIDGSSNVDININVGSIFAIRQQEGLDEDGTASDLLQNNGRNQIAAGYVLYGPSTMLVYSIGTGVHAFTLDPSLGEFILSSENIRLPDHGSIYSVNEGNFWQWEEPLRDYIRYVHRHEGYTARYGGALVGDIHRILFQGGVFLYPGTVKKPEGKLRLLYESAPLAYLIEQAGGRASTGTQEILDVVPEALHARSPLIIGSKDDVALVESFIQDRARAAEERAVRERSRIPQ, from the coding sequence ATGTCCAACGTGGATCAGCCTTTCATTCCGGAACAAGCCCTGGATCGCGACTGCATGACGTTATCTCGTCACGTTTTGCAGCAACTGCACAGCTTCGGTGCAGAAGCACAGGATCTCAGTGCCATTATGAATCGCATTGCCCTGGCGGCAAAGCTGATTGCGCGGCGGCTCACGCGAGCTGGTTTAGTCGCAGGAGCCTTGGGATTTACGGGCGAGATGAACGTGCAGGGAGAATCCGTCAAAAAGATGGATGTCTATGCCAATGACGTATTTATCTCGGTATTTAAGCAAAGCGGTTTAGTTTGCCGCTTGGCTTCCGAGGAAATGGAAAAACCATACTATATCCCCGAAAACTGTCCAATTGGTCGTTATACCCTGCTTTATGACCCGATTGATGGATCGTCCAATGTTGATATTAATATCAACGTTGGTTCTATCTTCGCAATTCGCCAACAAGAGGGTCTGGACGAAGATGGCACGGCTAGCGATTTGCTGCAAAATAATGGACGCAACCAAATCGCCGCAGGTTATGTGCTATACGGCCCCAGCACAATGCTGGTGTATTCTATCGGCACGGGAGTTCACGCTTTCACACTAGATCCCAGTTTGGGCGAGTTTATCCTGTCGAGTGAAAATATCCGCTTGCCAGACCACGGATCGATTTACAGCGTCAATGAGGGTAATTTCTGGCAGTGGGAGGAACCACTGCGAGACTACATCCGCTACGTCCATCGTCATGAAGGTTACACCGCCCGTTATGGTGGGGCGTTAGTGGGGGATATTCACCGGATTCTATTCCAAGGGGGTGTTTTCCTCTATCCTGGGACGGTGAAAAAACCGGAAGGCAAATTGCGCCTGCTGTATGAATCTGCTCCTTTAGCGTATTTGATAGAGCAAGCGGGTGGTCGAGCAAGTACGGGAACCCAGGAGATTTTGGATGTAGTGCCAGAAGCACTACACGCGCGATCGCCTTTGATTATTGGTAGCAAAGATGATGTCGCCTTGGTGGAGTCTTTCATTCAGGATCGGGCCAGGGCTGCTGAAGAAAGAGCTGTTAGAGAGCGATCGCGCATACCTCAGTGA
- a CDS encoding ATP-dependent 6-phosphofructokinase translates to MGQKRIGILTSGGDCAGLNAVIRAVVHRAVGTYDWEVLGICRSTLGLMSSPPEVITLDIDKVDRLLTMGGTVLGTTNKGDPFAFPLEDGSLRDRSEEIISGYHQLGLSALIGIGGDGSLALLRRLANQGGINLVGIPKTIDNDVGCTERSIGFDTAVNIATEALDRLHFTAASHSRVMILEVMGRDAGHIALNAGIAGGADIILIPEIPYTLEKVCDKIRDRQLKGKNFSIVIVSEAVCTLEGNPVKNMDRFGECRFGGIGQYLAEQISISSGAETRVTVLGHVQRGGIPSSLDRLLGTAFGVAAVDLIADGKYDQVVTWQNREIVSVPIAEAIGQYRAVDPHDTLVKTARGLGICLGD, encoded by the coding sequence ATGGGACAAAAACGCATTGGAATCCTTACCAGTGGTGGAGACTGTGCTGGACTAAACGCTGTAATTCGGGCAGTAGTCCACCGTGCAGTTGGCACCTATGACTGGGAGGTGCTGGGGATCTGTCGGTCTACCCTAGGGTTGATGAGCAGTCCGCCGGAAGTTATTACTCTTGACATTGACAAGGTAGACCGTCTACTAACGATGGGCGGAACGGTTCTGGGGACGACAAATAAAGGCGATCCTTTTGCGTTTCCTCTGGAAGATGGAAGTTTGCGCGATCGCTCTGAGGAAATTATTTCTGGGTATCATCAACTAGGTTTATCAGCCTTAATTGGGATTGGCGGCGATGGCAGTTTAGCCCTTCTCCGGCGATTGGCAAACCAAGGCGGGATCAACTTAGTAGGCATTCCCAAAACCATTGATAACGATGTTGGCTGCACCGAACGCTCCATCGGATTTGATACCGCAGTTAATATTGCGACAGAAGCACTCGACAGGCTGCATTTTACCGCCGCCAGCCACAGCAGGGTAATGATTTTGGAAGTAATGGGGCGCGATGCTGGTCATATCGCCCTGAATGCTGGGATTGCTGGCGGTGCTGATATTATTTTGATCCCAGAAATCCCTTACACCTTGGAAAAGGTCTGTGACAAAATACGCGATCGCCAGTTGAAAGGAAAAAACTTCTCCATCGTCATTGTCTCAGAAGCCGTCTGCACACTCGAAGGTAATCCAGTTAAAAATATGGATCGATTTGGGGAATGTCGATTTGGCGGAATTGGTCAGTACCTGGCAGAGCAAATTTCTATCTCTAGCGGTGCCGAAACTCGCGTCACAGTATTAGGACACGTTCAGCGCGGCGGTATCCCCTCGTCGCTGGATCGATTACTGGGGACAGCCTTTGGCGTGGCGGCAGTCGATTTGATTGCCGATGGCAAGTACGATCAAGTTGTCACCTGGCAAAACCGCGAAATTGTCAGCGTACCAATTGCTGAAGCAATTGGACAATACAGGGCAGTAGATCCCCATGATACTCTGGTCAAAACTGCCAGAGGCTTAGGAATTTGCCTTGGAGACTGA
- a CDS encoding transposase — MPYSSSLTDAEWEILEPLLLQLLPIKKQTRPCNWTKRELLDGMFYQLKNGCNWQDLPKDLPPYSTVYWHYKQWREAGVIVALMRVLHGQVREQVKKKLSGQRCL, encoded by the coding sequence ATGCCGTATTCCAGCAGCCTTACAGACGCCGAATGGGAAATCCTTGAACCTCTACTGCTCCAGCTCTTGCCGATTAAGAAGCAGACAAGACCTTGTAACTGGACGAAACGAGAGCTCTTGGATGGGATGTTCTATCAACTCAAGAACGGCTGCAACTGGCAAGATTTGCCGAAAGATTTACCGCCTTACTCAACCGTTTATTGGCATTACAAGCAGTGGCGGGAGGCAGGAGTCATCGTTGCCCTGATGAGGGTCTTACATGGACAAGTGCGTGAACAAGTGAAAAAAAAGCTCAGTGGACAACGTTGCTTATGA
- a CDS encoding transposase produces the protein MIDSQAVKNTCNASIKSKGFCFYKCTNGIKRHLAVDTLGFPFFTHCTKANVSDDMGLIEMLSQNLDYFRAKPVNIPKITILLDNGYHPEMITAALQDLYPQIMTKIRFELSPKPTKAEKAALGKTGFVVVATRWVIERSNAWMERCKSLVKNFERTLSHATAKLNLCFIRLILKRLAHS, from the coding sequence ATGATCGATTCCCAAGCCGTGAAAAATACCTGCAACGCTAGTATTAAGTCTAAAGGTTTCTGCTTTTACAAATGTACTAATGGCATCAAACGACATCTCGCAGTGGATACGTTAGGTTTTCCGTTTTTTACCCACTGCACGAAAGCTAATGTCTCCGATGACATGGGCTTAATCGAGATGTTGAGCCAGAACCTCGATTACTTTCGCGCAAAGCCAGTCAACATCCCGAAAATTACGATTCTGCTGGACAATGGCTATCATCCAGAAATGATTACTGCCGCTCTGCAAGACCTCTACCCGCAGATCATGACGAAGATTCGGTTTGAACTCTCGCCAAAGCCCACAAAAGCTGAAAAAGCCGCTCTTGGAAAAACCGGATTCGTCGTGGTCGCAACTCGATGGGTGATCGAGCGCTCGAATGCTTGGATGGAACGCTGCAAGAGTTTAGTCAAGAACTTTGAGAGAACTCTTAGCCATGCCACTGCAAAGCTTAATCTTTGTTTCATCAGGCTAATACTCAAGCGTTTAGCCCATAGCTAG
- a CDS encoding RNA recognition motif domain-containing protein: protein MTIYIGNLSYQATEEDLKAVFADYGAVKRVLLPTDRETGRMRGFAFVEMTDDAQEEAAISELDGAEWMGRQLRVNKARPREDDRSGAKRARF from the coding sequence ATGACCATTTACATTGGAAACCTGTCTTACCAAGCTACGGAAGAAGATTTAAAAGCAGTCTTTGCAGACTACGGTGCTGTCAAGCGAGTTTTGTTGCCGACAGACCGAGAAACAGGACGTATGCGAGGATTTGCTTTTGTTGAAATGACAGATGATGCCCAGGAAGAAGCCGCCATTTCCGAATTGGATGGCGCTGAGTGGATGGGACGTCAGCTAAGAGTTAATAAAGCACGACCGAGGGAGGACGATCGCAGCGGCGCGAAGCGAGCTAGATTTTAA
- the nrdJ gene encoding ribonucleoside-triphosphate reductase, adenosylcobalamin-dependent, which yields MVRELERVRQNSKFPETAPAGLPVFFRTYSRRTEAGRETWEEVCARSVRGLTKLGKLTPEETALLERMQLQLKALPSGRWLWVGGSEWIEQQQNFSGAYNCTSTNVLDWRAFGLMMDLAMMGCGTGAVLEPKYINQLPPIRNRLIVNIQGDVGSTQPDLRREQTEVQVEGNKVLIYVGDSRQGWVKSYQTLLELSTDEQFSEEVNISIDLSDVRAAGEPLKGFGGVANPVKLPGLYERCAAILNKAVGRQLNSVECCLLIDEAAVVVVAGNVRRSAGMRQGISDDELFASAKGNLWQQDANGNWRIDPDRDALRMANHTRVFHHKPTLEECVEAVRKQYYSGEGAIQWAGEAIARANCDLLFSPELRTDFLKAYDQGKAQDWLLEHYPNIDPLEIEHRLARVGLNPCGEIIGSNFHCVSGDTLLITREGMDKIKDVIGSEVEIWNGQRWSQVAPFKTGSDRKLYRVRFGDGSYLDVTEYHRFFVKDRFGKVYKEVQTKDLMDTSQYAIHTEPFTIQYEDGLNVDPSYAYTLGVAVGDGTTDTNDNAKVRLYEHKAALCVSGNKSPERTYDYLPAFTDVTDLGFSGEFLKSLKANPESLNAIASWNRQAILHFIAGLADTDGSNTASNGIRIYISDYDRAYRVQLLLTKCGIRSSVNLCSHKGAITNYGVRSRDLYYLQITECGDIPCQRLDVSKGTNAKYQGKWQVIKGVEELPGLHDTFCFNEPEFHKGVFGNSLTGNCNLSEIHLNQIDPPNYKEQEEAFTAAALSVASLLNHEFIEERYRKSRELDPIVGVSFTGLFDFFVMAFGVDWLRWWEAGRPDTVEGLEFKRQEQEYLTRWREIVHRTVWDYCDRHSLKRPNRCTTVQPSGTKSLLTGASPGWHPPKAQRFLRRITFRKNDPVALACIDYGYNVVPSQSDKDENGNLLNDPFDPRCTEWLVEIPVAVPWADLPGADQIEIGKFSAKAQMDFYMQVQKFFVRHNTSATIELREHEIEALGSSIYEAIQNDEGYISAALLARFDAHQTFPRLPFEPITKHQYDQFKQEVELRRQNENFHAALSRYDAGYSMEAGPAGCDSDKCLFSEQK from the coding sequence ATGGTTCGAGAGCTTGAGCGAGTACGCCAAAATAGCAAATTTCCAGAAACTGCACCAGCAGGCTTACCTGTATTTTTTAGAACGTATAGCCGCCGCACAGAAGCTGGGCGCGAGACGTGGGAAGAAGTATGCGCCAGAAGCGTCCGTGGTTTAACCAAATTAGGTAAGCTTACCCCAGAAGAGACAGCCCTACTAGAACGGATGCAGCTCCAGCTCAAAGCATTGCCTTCTGGTCGCTGGTTGTGGGTAGGCGGGAGTGAATGGATCGAGCAACAACAAAACTTTTCCGGCGCTTATAACTGTACCAGTACAAATGTACTTGATTGGCGTGCCTTCGGCTTAATGATGGATCTGGCGATGATGGGCTGTGGCACAGGTGCCGTCCTCGAACCAAAATACATCAATCAACTGCCACCCATCCGCAATCGCCTGATTGTAAATATACAAGGGGATGTAGGTAGCACCCAGCCAGACCTTCGGCGCGAACAGACAGAAGTTCAGGTGGAAGGCAATAAGGTACTGATTTATGTGGGAGACAGTCGCCAAGGTTGGGTCAAATCTTATCAAACATTGTTGGAATTATCCACGGATGAACAATTTTCAGAAGAAGTCAACATATCCATTGACTTGAGTGATGTTCGTGCAGCTGGAGAACCCCTTAAAGGCTTTGGAGGCGTTGCTAATCCTGTTAAGTTACCAGGACTTTATGAACGCTGTGCGGCAATTTTGAATAAAGCTGTAGGACGGCAATTAAACTCAGTTGAATGCTGTTTGTTAATTGATGAAGCCGCAGTAGTAGTAGTAGCTGGCAACGTGAGAAGGTCAGCTGGCATGAGGCAAGGCATTAGCGATGATGAATTGTTTGCCAGCGCTAAAGGCAATCTTTGGCAGCAGGATGCAAATGGCAACTGGCGGATCGATCCAGATCGAGATGCTTTGAGAATGGCAAATCACACGCGAGTTTTTCACCACAAACCAACTCTTGAAGAGTGTGTAGAAGCTGTTAGAAAACAGTATTACTCTGGTGAAGGCGCGATTCAATGGGCTGGAGAAGCTATAGCTAGAGCTAACTGCGATTTACTATTTTCTCCTGAACTAAGAACTGATTTTCTAAAAGCTTATGACCAAGGAAAAGCTCAAGATTGGTTACTAGAACACTACCCCAACATAGATCCTTTGGAGATAGAGCATAGATTAGCTCGTGTTGGGTTGAATCCTTGCGGTGAGATAATTGGCTCTAACTTTCACTGCGTTAGCGGCGACACGCTGCTAATCACTAGGGAGGGAATGGACAAAATAAAAGATGTAATAGGCTCTGAAGTTGAAATTTGGAATGGGCAACGATGGAGTCAAGTGGCACCATTTAAGACAGGTAGCGATCGCAAACTGTATCGAGTGCGGTTTGGAGATGGTTCTTACCTAGATGTCACTGAGTATCATCGGTTTTTTGTTAAGGATCGCTTTGGCAAGGTTTACAAAGAAGTCCAAACAAAAGATTTAATGGATACCAGCCAATATGCCATCCACACGGAACCTTTTACAATTCAGTATGAGGACGGCTTGAATGTCGATCCAAGTTACGCCTACACATTGGGGGTAGCGGTAGGAGATGGCACTACAGACACAAATGATAATGCAAAAGTTAGGCTTTACGAACACAAAGCGGCTTTATGCGTATCAGGGAATAAATCTCCCGAAAGAACCTATGACTATTTGCCTGCTTTTACCGATGTAACAGACTTGGGTTTCTCTGGAGAATTTCTAAAAAGCTTAAAGGCAAATCCAGAATCGCTAAATGCAATTGCTAGTTGGAATCGTCAAGCAATTCTACATTTTATTGCAGGTTTAGCAGATACCGATGGTTCTAATACAGCCAGCAACGGCATCAGGATTTATATCTCCGACTATGATCGCGCCTACAGAGTGCAGTTACTCCTGACAAAATGTGGTATCCGTTCATCAGTTAATCTTTGCTCCCACAAAGGAGCAATTACAAATTACGGTGTCAGAAGCCGGGATTTGTACTACTTGCAAATAACTGAATGTGGCGATATTCCTTGTCAACGTTTAGATGTTAGCAAAGGAACGAATGCTAAGTACCAAGGAAAATGGCAAGTAATTAAGGGTGTAGAAGAATTACCAGGCCTACACGATACTTTCTGCTTTAATGAGCCGGAGTTTCATAAGGGTGTATTTGGCAATTCTTTAACAGGAAACTGTAATCTTTCGGAGATTCATCTCAATCAAATTGACCCACCTAACTACAAAGAACAAGAGGAAGCTTTCACAGCAGCAGCATTATCAGTAGCCTCACTGCTGAATCACGAATTTATCGAAGAACGTTACCGCAAGTCACGCGAACTCGATCCAATTGTGGGCGTATCTTTTACAGGATTGTTCGACTTTTTTGTGATGGCTTTTGGCGTGGATTGGCTGCGGTGGTGGGAAGCTGGACGACCCGACACCGTGGAAGGATTGGAGTTTAAGCGACAAGAGCAAGAATATTTGACTCGTTGGCGAGAAATTGTGCATAGAACTGTGTGGGATTATTGCGATCGCCATTCCCTAAAACGCCCGAACCGTTGCACCACAGTTCAGCCTTCCGGCACAAAATCCCTACTGACAGGCGCTTCCCCTGGTTGGCATCCCCCAAAGGCGCAACGTTTCCTGCGGCGCATCACATTTAGAAAAAATGACCCTGTAGCCTTGGCGTGTATCGACTACGGTTACAATGTCGTTCCGTCTCAGTCTGACAAAGATGAAAATGGCAATCTCCTGAACGATCCCTTCGATCCCCGATGCACGGAATGGCTGGTGGAAATTCCCGTCGCCGTACCTTGGGCTGATTTGCCTGGTGCTGATCAAATCGAGATCGGCAAATTTAGCGCGAAGGCCCAAATGGATTTCTATATGCAAGTCCAAAAATTCTTTGTGCGACACAACACCTCAGCCACTATTGAGCTGCGCGAACATGAGATAGAAGCTTTAGGTAGTAGCATTTACGAAGCTATTCAAAATGATGAAGGCTATATCTCAGCCGCACTTTTGGCACGTTTCGATGCTCACCAAACCTTCCCGCGCTTGCCATTTGAGCCAATCACAAAACATCAGTACGATCAGTTCAAGCAAGAAGTGGAACTGCGACGGCAGAATGAAAATTTTCATGCTGCCTTAAGTCGCTACGATGCGGGCTACTCAATGGAAGCTGGCCCTGCTGGGTGTGATTCAGATAAGTGTCTTTTTTCGGAGCAAAAGTAG